The following are from one region of the Achromobacter xylosoxidans genome:
- a CDS encoding VOC family protein — protein sequence MTAQTNLPPFHLAFPVRDLAEARAFYGEKLGCPEGRSSPEWIDFNFYGHQIVAHLAPGECGHKATSAVDSHNVPVRHFGAVLSMEQWEAMAKRLTDAGTEFVIEPYIRFKGEVGEQATMFFLDPSGNALEFKAFKNLDSLFAK from the coding sequence ATGACCGCTCAAACCAACCTGCCGCCGTTCCACCTCGCCTTCCCGGTCCGCGACCTGGCCGAAGCCCGCGCCTTCTATGGCGAAAAACTGGGCTGTCCGGAGGGCCGCAGCTCGCCCGAATGGATCGACTTCAACTTCTACGGCCACCAGATCGTCGCCCACCTGGCGCCCGGCGAATGCGGCCACAAGGCCACCAGCGCCGTCGATTCCCACAATGTGCCCGTGCGCCATTTCGGCGCCGTGCTTTCCATGGAACAATGGGAAGCGATGGCGAAGCGTCTGACCGACGCCGGCACCGAATTCGTCATCGAGCCCTACATCCGCTTCAAGGGTGAAGTCGGCGAACAAGCCACCATGTTCTTCCTGGATCCGTCGGGCAACGCGCTGGAATTCAAGGCGTTCAAGAACCTGGATTCGCTGTTCGCCAAGTAA
- a CDS encoding heavy metal sensor histidine kinase: MKPLRMRSMQARLTLLLGAIALLVSSLAGATLFWALKREVERQEITEVSGKLELIDHLIDMQNNARGLKDLAATFDDMRAGEGQLGIWIVDAHGHSVYGGPAPETLATGDGRQVVLQTADGGRMRGLRVAMNDRILPGAQLTVAVSTRTSSQFLYAYGTALVLICALWVGATVVLAAWAVRRSMAPARRLSEQAASIQPDNLARRLPLEDTDRELHDLVRSFNRTLERLQAAYQQMEGFNADVAHELRTPLATLINGTQVMLSSPRDAAELRDALESNLEELEDLKTLVNDMLFLARADRGERAADLAPVSLAAEARRVAEYYEATLEESGVHLRCLGDATVAANAGLVRRALANLISNAIKATPRGGEIVLTCSVSPTGARVEVRNPGPPIPSADLPRIFDRFFRSSQARAPRSEGHGLGLAIVRAIARMHGGEVDAASGAHGTVVGITLRAPDGHTSPANITES, encoded by the coding sequence ATGAAGCCGCTGCGCATGCGTTCCATGCAGGCGCGGCTGACGCTGCTGCTGGGCGCCATCGCCTTGCTGGTGTCCAGCCTGGCGGGGGCCACGCTGTTCTGGGCTCTCAAGCGCGAAGTGGAACGCCAGGAGATCACCGAAGTCAGCGGCAAGCTGGAATTGATCGATCACCTGATCGACATGCAGAACAACGCCCGCGGCCTGAAGGACCTGGCCGCCACCTTCGACGACATGCGCGCGGGCGAGGGCCAGCTGGGCATCTGGATCGTCGATGCGCACGGCCATTCCGTGTACGGCGGCCCCGCTCCCGAAACGCTGGCGACCGGCGACGGCAGGCAGGTCGTGCTGCAGACCGCCGACGGCGGCCGCATGCGCGGCCTGCGGGTCGCCATGAATGACCGCATCCTGCCCGGCGCGCAACTGACCGTGGCGGTCAGCACGCGCACCAGCTCGCAGTTCCTGTACGCCTACGGCACCGCGCTGGTGCTGATCTGCGCGCTGTGGGTGGGCGCGACCGTGGTGTTGGCGGCCTGGGCGGTCAGGCGCAGCATGGCGCCGGCGCGCAGGCTGTCCGAACAGGCCGCCAGCATCCAGCCCGACAACCTGGCGCGGCGCCTGCCGCTGGAGGACACGGACCGCGAACTGCATGACCTGGTCCGCTCCTTCAACCGCACGCTGGAGCGCCTGCAGGCCGCGTACCAGCAAATGGAAGGCTTCAACGCCGACGTGGCGCACGAGCTGCGCACGCCGCTGGCCACGCTGATCAACGGCACGCAGGTCATGCTGTCGTCGCCGCGCGACGCGGCGGAACTGCGCGACGCGCTGGAATCCAATCTCGAAGAACTGGAAGACCTGAAGACCCTGGTCAACGACATGCTGTTCCTGGCGCGCGCCGACCGCGGCGAACGGGCCGCGGACCTGGCGCCGGTGTCGCTGGCCGCCGAAGCGCGGCGCGTGGCTGAATACTACGAAGCCACGCTGGAAGAAAGCGGCGTGCATCTGCGCTGCCTGGGCGACGCCACCGTGGCCGCCAACGCCGGATTGGTGCGGCGCGCGCTGGCCAACCTGATTTCCAACGCCATCAAGGCCACGCCTCGGGGCGGTGAAATCGTGCTGACCTGCTCGGTTTCACCCACGGGCGCGCGGGTGGAAGTACGCAACCCCGGCCCCCCCATCCCGTCGGCCGACCTGCCCCGCATCTTCGACCGATTCTTCCGCTCCAGCCAGGCGCGCGCGCCGCGCAGCGAGGGCCATGGCCTGGGCCTGGCCATCGTGCGCGCCATCGCGCGCATGCATGGCGGCGAGGTCGATGCGGCCTCGGGCGCGCACGGCACCGTGGTCGGCATCACACTGCGCGCGCCGGACGGCCACACGTCTCCGGCCAACATTACAGAATCGTAA
- a CDS encoding heavy metal response regulator transcription factor, which yields MRILVIEDEPKLADYLKKGLSEQSHVVDLARDGVDGLHLALEGVYDLIVLDVMLPGVDGFGVLAAVREQKDTPILMLTARDAVEDRVRGLEGGADDYLVKPFAFSELLARVQALLRRGRSQEPTLLRLADLELDLARRRAQRGGRRLDLTAKEFNLLALLLRRQGQVLSRTTLAEQVWDMNFDSDTNVIDVAVRRLRSKLDDPYDTKLLHTVRGMGYVLESRPADSRPA from the coding sequence ATGCGCATCCTGGTCATCGAAGACGAACCCAAACTGGCCGACTACCTCAAGAAGGGATTGTCGGAGCAAAGCCACGTCGTGGACCTGGCGCGCGACGGCGTGGACGGCCTGCATCTGGCGCTGGAAGGCGTCTACGACCTGATCGTGCTGGACGTGATGCTGCCGGGCGTGGATGGCTTCGGCGTGCTGGCCGCTGTGCGCGAACAGAAGGACACGCCCATTCTGATGCTGACCGCGCGCGACGCCGTCGAGGACCGCGTGCGCGGACTGGAAGGCGGCGCCGACGACTACCTGGTCAAGCCTTTCGCCTTTTCTGAACTGCTGGCGCGGGTGCAAGCGCTGCTGCGCCGCGGACGTTCGCAAGAACCCACCCTGCTGCGCCTGGCCGACCTGGAACTGGATCTGGCCCGCCGCCGCGCCCAGCGCGGCGGCCGCCGCCTGGACCTGACCGCCAAGGAATTCAATCTGCTGGCCCTGCTGCTGCGCCGCCAGGGCCAGGTACTGTCGCGCACCACCCTGGCCGAACAGGTCTGGGACATGAATTTCGACAGCGACACCAACGTCATCGACGTGGCGGTGCGGCGGCTGCGCAGCAAGCTGGACGACCCCTACGACACCAAGTTGCTGCATACCGTGCGCGGCATGGGCTACGTGCTGGAATCGCGCCCCGCGGATAGCCGCCCCGCATGA
- a CDS encoding LysR family transcriptional regulator, producing MIKEFKTFIAVARDGTFTGAGTRLGLTQSAVSAQIKRLEDYLGGPLFDRSARAAVLNAHGREVLPQAEELVAMAERMITAGGAGHVSGLLRIGAIASVQQDLLARALGGFRAVYPDVRVRIVPGVSLSLLGQVDAGEVDMAILIKPPFALPPELGWQPLLREPVMLAMPASMPVAPWRELLASQPFIRYDRASFGGRVVDLFLKKQRIPVREAVELDEIDAIANMVRLGLGVALLPQLRRLDMTGLRLLPLGEAAFHREIGLIGRLPFDAGSVQEKMAECLAAAAAEP from the coding sequence GTGATCAAAGAGTTCAAGACCTTCATCGCCGTGGCGCGGGACGGCACCTTTACCGGCGCCGGCACCCGGCTGGGCCTGACCCAGTCCGCGGTCAGCGCCCAGATCAAGCGCCTGGAGGACTACCTGGGCGGACCGCTGTTCGACCGCAGCGCGCGCGCCGCGGTGCTGAACGCGCATGGCCGCGAAGTGCTGCCGCAGGCGGAAGAGCTGGTCGCCATGGCGGAGCGCATGATTACCGCTGGCGGGGCGGGCCATGTCAGCGGCCTGTTGCGCATCGGCGCCATCGCGTCCGTGCAGCAGGACCTGCTGGCGCGCGCGCTGGGCGGATTCCGCGCGGTCTATCCGGACGTGCGGGTGCGCATCGTGCCCGGTGTCTCGCTGTCGCTCTTGGGACAGGTGGATGCGGGCGAGGTGGACATGGCGATACTGATCAAGCCGCCCTTCGCTTTGCCGCCAGAACTCGGCTGGCAGCCGTTGCTGCGCGAACCGGTGATGCTGGCCATGCCCGCGTCCATGCCGGTCGCGCCCTGGCGCGAACTGCTGGCAAGCCAGCCCTTCATCCGCTACGACCGTGCGTCATTCGGCGGGCGCGTGGTGGACCTGTTCCTGAAGAAGCAGCGCATCCCGGTGCGCGAGGCTGTCGAGCTGGACGAGATCGACGCCATCGCCAACATGGTGCGGTTGGGGCTGGGCGTGGCGCTGTTGCCGCAGCTGCGGCGGCTGGACATGACGGGCTTGCGGCTGTTGCCGCTGGGGGAGGCGGCGTTCCACCGCGAGATCGGCCTGATAGGCCGGCTGCCGTTCGATGCCGGCAGCGTGCAGGAGAAGATGGCGGAATGCCTGGCGGCCGCCGCGGCGGAGCCTTGA
- the phoR gene encoding phosphate regulon sensor histidine kinase PhoR produces the protein MIWLRTLFLVALWAVAALLAQWLIGDPAGWILFSFALAAMLLWRSWRLHLVSHWANHPDTSPPASVGPWDDILAPLYRYTRARARELNETQNTMQGMLAAAQALPDGAVTLNEDFQIDWCNRMARQHLGLRLPADRGHNLLNLLRAPEFVEYAHRPSWPEPILVRLGQQGQERLMMMQLTAYASNQRLLITRDVTQIERLETTRRDFVANVSHELRTPLTVLAGFLETLRDMPADALPAEQREQYIDMMHEQAQRMQAIVEDLLTLSTLESSPGSDPRAVNMGALLQKARQQIEALSGGRHVLEWHIDESLDVLGAETELTSALSNLLTNAVRYTPDGGTITVRWAREEDGGARYSVQDTGIGIPARHLPRLTERFYRVDRGRSRAVGGTGLGLAITKHIAMRHDAELLITSEPGKGSVFALRFPPDRIAIDSPA, from the coding sequence ATGATCTGGCTGCGCACTCTTTTCCTGGTCGCCCTGTGGGCGGTTGCCGCATTGCTGGCCCAATGGCTCATAGGAGACCCGGCGGGTTGGATACTTTTCTCCTTCGCGCTGGCCGCCATGCTGCTCTGGCGCAGCTGGCGCCTGCACCTGGTGTCCCACTGGGCCAACCATCCCGATACCTCGCCGCCCGCTTCGGTCGGCCCCTGGGACGATATCCTCGCCCCCTTGTACCGCTACACCCGCGCCCGGGCCCGCGAACTGAACGAAACCCAGAACACCATGCAGGGCATGCTGGCCGCGGCGCAAGCGCTGCCGGACGGCGCGGTGACCCTGAACGAGGATTTCCAGATCGACTGGTGCAACCGCATGGCGCGCCAGCACCTGGGCCTGCGCCTGCCGGCCGACCGCGGCCATAACCTGTTGAACCTGCTGCGCGCGCCGGAATTCGTCGAATACGCGCACCGCCCGTCCTGGCCCGAACCCATCCTGGTGCGGCTGGGCCAGCAAGGCCAGGAACGGCTGATGATGATGCAGTTGACGGCCTACGCCAGCAACCAGCGCCTGCTGATCACGCGCGACGTCACCCAGATCGAACGCCTGGAAACCACGCGCCGCGACTTCGTCGCCAACGTCTCGCACGAGCTGCGCACGCCGCTGACGGTGCTGGCGGGCTTTCTGGAAACGCTGCGCGACATGCCCGCCGACGCCCTGCCCGCCGAACAACGCGAGCAGTACATCGACATGATGCATGAACAGGCCCAGCGCATGCAGGCCATCGTCGAAGACCTGCTGACCCTGTCCACGCTGGAATCCTCGCCGGGCAGCGACCCGCGCGCGGTCAACATGGGCGCGCTGCTGCAGAAGGCGCGCCAGCAGATCGAGGCCCTGTCGGGCGGCCGCCACGTGCTGGAATGGCATATCGACGAATCGCTGGACGTGCTGGGCGCCGAAACCGAGCTGACCTCGGCCCTGTCCAACCTGCTGACCAACGCGGTGCGCTACACGCCCGACGGCGGCACCATCACCGTGCGCTGGGCGCGCGAGGAAGACGGCGGCGCGCGCTATAGCGTGCAGGACACCGGCATCGGCATCCCCGCGCGCCACCTGCCCCGCCTGACCGAGCGCTTTTACCGCGTGGACCGCGGCCGCTCGCGCGCGGTGGGCGGCACCGGCCTGGGGCTGGCAATCACCAAGCACATCGCCATGCGCCATGACGCCGAACTGCTGATCACCAGCGAACCCGGCAAGGGCAGCGTGTTCGCCCTGCGCTTTCCGCCCGACCGCATCGCCATCGACAGCCCGGCCTGA
- the pxpB gene encoding 5-oxoprolinase subunit PxpB: protein MNANSEPPSPAETSWRILPQGDRCLIVSFGDQIDADVGRTCLAAAGKLRDARLPGVTDVVPSFVAVAVHYRPGASGGPTYPQLAERIGQLLSEGIAADTLGGREIDIPVCYGGAHGPDLDEVAEAAGLTPEGVIQLHSQPRSMVFMLGFAPGHAYLGVHDEKLNIPRRASPRTSVPPGAVAVANRQTVIYPNRLPGGWNIIGATPLTMFDPAREPAALLQPGDSVRFVPISPEEFDRIRGARP from the coding sequence TTGAACGCAAATTCAGAACCTCCTTCTCCGGCCGAAACCTCCTGGCGCATCCTGCCGCAGGGTGACCGCTGCCTGATCGTTTCCTTTGGCGACCAGATCGACGCCGACGTAGGCAGGACCTGTCTGGCCGCGGCCGGCAAGCTGCGCGACGCGCGGCTTCCCGGCGTGACCGACGTGGTGCCCTCCTTCGTCGCGGTGGCGGTGCATTACCGCCCCGGCGCCAGCGGCGGCCCCACTTATCCGCAACTGGCTGAGCGCATCGGACAGCTGTTGTCCGAAGGCATCGCCGCGGACACCCTGGGGGGACGCGAGATCGACATCCCGGTCTGCTACGGCGGCGCACACGGCCCCGACCTCGACGAAGTGGCCGAGGCCGCCGGCCTCACCCCCGAAGGCGTCATCCAGCTGCACAGCCAGCCGCGCAGCATGGTCTTCATGCTGGGCTTCGCGCCCGGCCACGCCTATCTGGGCGTGCACGACGAAAAACTGAATATCCCGCGCCGCGCCTCGCCACGCACCTCGGTGCCGCCCGGCGCCGTGGCGGTGGCCAACCGGCAGACCGTGATCTACCCGAACCGCCTGCCCGGCGGCTGGAACATCATCGGCGCCACGCCGCTCACCATGTTCGACCCGGCCCGCGAACCCGCCGCCCTGCTGCAGCCCGGCGACTCGGTCCGCTTCGTGCCCATCAGCCCCGAGGAATTCGACCGCATCCGGGGAGCCCGGCCATGA
- a CDS encoding DUF411 domain-containing protein, with protein MNLTRLTRRLALAAALCAPVFATAQTPVKVEVWKTPTCGCCEDWVKHMRDNGFAVTTHDVQDTGPIRRNAGMANYGSCHTAAVEGYAIEGHVPASDVRRLLLEKPDAAGLAAPGMPLGSPGMDGPEYGGRKTPHDVVLVDKQGGAKVFQAYR; from the coding sequence ATGAACCTTACCCGCCTCACGCGCCGCCTGGCCCTTGCCGCAGCCCTGTGCGCGCCCGTATTCGCCACCGCCCAGACGCCCGTCAAGGTCGAGGTCTGGAAGACCCCGACCTGCGGCTGCTGTGAAGACTGGGTCAAGCACATGCGCGACAACGGCTTCGCCGTCACCACCCATGACGTCCAGGACACCGGCCCCATCCGCCGCAACGCCGGCATGGCCAACTACGGTTCGTGCCACACCGCCGCCGTCGAAGGCTATGCGATCGAAGGCCACGTGCCGGCCAGCGACGTGCGCCGCCTGCTGCTCGAAAAGCCTGACGCCGCCGGCCTGGCCGCGCCCGGCATGCCGCTGGGCTCCCCCGGCATGGACGGCCCCGAATACGGCGGCCGCAAGACGCCGCACGACGTGGTGCTGGTCGACAAGCAGGGCGGCGCCAAGGTCTTCCAGGCCTATCGTTAA
- the phoB gene encoding phosphate regulon transcriptional regulator PhoB yields MSSTILVVEDEPAIQELIAVNLSFAGHKVLRAFDADQAQTLIRAELPDLILLDWMLPGTSGLAMARKLRNDERTRAVPVIMLTAKGSEQDKVDGLEAGADDYITKPFSPKELMARIKAVLRRRAPQLTDDVIDVGGLKLDPVTHRLSGNSQSLQIGPTEFRLLHFFMTHPERVFSRSQLLDQVWGDHVFVEERTVDVHIRRLRKALEPSGHDAHVETVRGSGYRFTAQLPTR; encoded by the coding sequence ATGTCCAGCACCATCCTCGTCGTCGAAGACGAACCCGCCATCCAGGAACTGATCGCCGTCAACCTGTCCTTCGCCGGACACAAGGTGCTGCGCGCCTTCGACGCCGACCAGGCCCAGACCCTGATCCGCGCCGAGCTTCCCGACCTGATCCTGCTGGACTGGATGCTGCCCGGCACCTCCGGCCTGGCCATGGCGCGCAAGCTGCGCAACGACGAGCGCACCCGCGCCGTCCCGGTCATCATGCTGACCGCCAAGGGTTCCGAACAAGACAAGGTGGACGGCCTGGAAGCCGGCGCCGACGACTACATTACCAAGCCCTTCTCGCCCAAGGAGCTGATGGCGCGCATCAAGGCCGTGCTGCGCCGCCGCGCGCCCCAGCTGACCGACGACGTGATCGACGTGGGCGGCCTGAAGCTGGATCCGGTGACGCATCGCCTGTCGGGCAACAGCCAGTCGCTGCAGATCGGCCCCACCGAATTCCGCCTGCTGCATTTCTTCATGACGCACCCCGAACGCGTGTTCTCGCGCTCGCAGCTGCTGGATCAGGTCTGGGGCGACCACGTCTTCGTCGAAGAACGCACGGTCGACGTGCACATCCGCCGCCTGCGCAAGGCGCTGGAACCCAGCGGCCACGACGCGCACGTGGAAACGGTCCGCGGCAGCGGCTACCGGTTTACTGCCCAGCTCCCGACGCGGTAA
- the ubiE gene encoding bifunctional demethylmenaquinone methyltransferase/2-methoxy-6-polyprenyl-1,4-benzoquinol methylase UbiE, whose translation MQNPSESQHSADSASQSTHFGFQTVPEGEKARKVAEVFHSVAQRYDVMNDFMSAGLHRVWKAFTIGRAAIRPGMKVLDIAGGTGDLAKAFAKRAGPTGEVWLTDINDSMLRVGRDRLTDAGLLVPTAVCDAERLPFPTGYFDRVSVAFGLRNMTHKDRALAEMTRVLKPGGKLLVLEFSRVAKPLAPAYDWYSFNVLPWLGKKVAKDEASYRYLAESIRMHPDQETLADMLRTAGLERVQYFNLTAGIAALHEGVKLG comes from the coding sequence ATGCAAAACCCCTCCGAATCGCAACATTCCGCGGATTCCGCCTCGCAATCGACCCATTTCGGCTTCCAGACGGTGCCGGAAGGCGAAAAGGCCCGCAAAGTCGCCGAAGTCTTCCACTCGGTCGCCCAGCGCTACGACGTCATGAACGATTTCATGTCGGCCGGGCTGCACCGCGTCTGGAAGGCGTTCACCATCGGCCGCGCCGCCATCCGTCCCGGCATGAAGGTGCTGGACATTGCCGGCGGCACGGGCGACCTGGCCAAAGCGTTCGCCAAGCGCGCCGGTCCTACCGGCGAGGTCTGGCTCACGGACATCAACGATTCCATGCTGCGCGTGGGCCGCGACCGCCTGACCGATGCCGGCCTGCTGGTGCCCACCGCCGTGTGCGACGCCGAGCGCCTGCCGTTCCCCACCGGCTATTTCGACCGCGTCAGCGTGGCTTTCGGCCTGCGCAATATGACCCACAAGGACCGCGCCCTGGCTGAAATGACCCGGGTGCTGAAGCCGGGCGGCAAGCTGCTGGTGCTGGAATTCTCGCGCGTGGCCAAGCCGCTGGCCCCCGCCTACGACTGGTATTCCTTCAATGTGCTGCCCTGGCTGGGCAAGAAGGTGGCCAAGGACGAAGCCAGCTACCGCTACCTGGCCGAATCCATCCGCATGCACCCCGACCAGGAAACCCTGGCGGACATGCTGCGCACGGCCGGACTGGAACGGGTGCAGTACTTCAACCTGACCGCCGGCATCGCCGCTCTGCACGAAGGCGTCAAGCTGGGCTGA
- the serA gene encoding phosphoglycerate dehydrogenase, with protein MAQIVLFENIHPSARAVFEAAGYSDIVTHAAALPASQLSDALRGAQVAGIRSRTHLDAALLSGNPDLRVVGCFCIGTNQVDLDAAMQRGIPVFNAPFSNTRSVAELVLGEAILLLRRIPEKNARVHLGHWDKSAAGAFETRGKTLGIVGYGNIGSQISTLAEGLGMRVVYHDVEAKLPLGNARPAATLNELLEQADVVTLHVPGGKTTEKIMNADTIGRMRRGAILINASRGTVVDIDALHAALKSGHLAGAALDVFPTEPKGADEPLASPLIGLPNVILTPHIGGSTQESQENIGREVAEKLVRFLQAGTTKGAVNFPELPYLEPAGGTRILHVHRNAPGALGTLDNLMAQHGLNIVSQTLQTRGQIGYVITDVEGEVNDVVMSTLRSHPITVRCDRL; from the coding sequence ATGGCACAAATCGTCCTGTTCGAGAACATCCACCCGAGCGCCCGCGCTGTTTTTGAAGCCGCCGGCTACTCCGACATCGTCACGCATGCCGCCGCCTTGCCGGCGTCGCAACTGAGCGACGCCCTGCGCGGCGCTCAGGTGGCGGGGATCCGTTCTCGCACGCACCTGGATGCCGCCCTGCTGTCCGGCAACCCCGACCTGCGCGTCGTGGGCTGCTTCTGCATCGGCACCAACCAGGTCGACCTGGACGCCGCCATGCAACGCGGCATTCCGGTGTTCAACGCGCCGTTCTCGAACACCCGCTCGGTGGCCGAGCTGGTGCTGGGCGAAGCCATCCTGCTGCTGCGCCGCATTCCCGAAAAGAACGCCCGCGTGCACCTGGGCCACTGGGACAAGAGCGCCGCCGGCGCGTTCGAGACCCGCGGCAAGACGCTGGGCATCGTGGGCTACGGCAACATCGGCTCGCAGATCAGCACGCTGGCCGAAGGCCTGGGCATGCGCGTCGTCTATCACGACGTCGAAGCCAAGCTGCCGCTGGGCAACGCCCGGCCCGCCGCCACGCTCAACGAGCTGCTGGAGCAGGCCGACGTGGTAACCCTGCACGTGCCGGGCGGCAAGACCACCGAAAAGATCATGAACGCGGACACCATCGGCCGCATGCGCCGTGGGGCCATCCTGATCAACGCCTCGCGCGGCACCGTGGTGGATATCGACGCGCTGCACGCGGCGCTGAAATCCGGCCATCTGGCCGGCGCCGCGCTGGACGTGTTCCCGACCGAACCCAAGGGCGCGGACGAACCGCTGGCCAGCCCGCTGATCGGCCTGCCCAACGTGATCCTGACGCCGCACATCGGCGGCAGCACGCAGGAATCGCAAGAGAACATCGGCCGCGAAGTGGCCGAGAAGCTGGTGCGCTTCCTGCAGGCCGGCACCACCAAGGGCGCGGTCAACTTCCCCGAACTGCCCTATCTGGAACCCGCCGGCGGCACCCGCATCCTGCACGTGCACCGCAACGCCCCGGGCGCGCTGGGCACGCTGGACAACCTGATGGCGCAACACGGTTTGAACATCGTCAGCCAAACCCTGCAGACCCGCGGCCAGATCGGTTACGTGATCACCGACGTGGAAGGCGAAGTCAACGACGTCGTGATGTCCACGCTGCGCAGCCACCCCATCACGGTCCGCTGCGACCGGCTGTAA
- a CDS encoding biotin-dependent carboxyltransferase family protein → MSVTVIKPGMLSSFQDRGREGYQHQGIPAAGAMDERAHRLANALAGNQDEHATLEMTLTGPTLRFDAAACFALAGADLGATLNGQDIPVHRPLVARAGDTLAFGARPAVGVRGYLAVHGGFALPRVMGSESTYLRSGFGGFQGRALAKGDQVPLHAPLAAGRDLDALQEALWNQRVYLPAALGAKRREFIRFLPGLHWEEFSQATRQAFGGGAEFRISPQSDRMGYRLLGPALTMSQPRQMLSEAACFGTVQVPSGGEAIILMADRQTTGGYPKIAQIATVDLPVLAQCAPGQTLRFQQIELEEAQRLDGERERAFTQLQDALAPLRALLA, encoded by the coding sequence ATGAGCGTGACCGTGATCAAGCCCGGCATGCTGTCCAGCTTCCAGGACCGCGGCCGCGAGGGCTACCAGCACCAGGGCATCCCGGCCGCCGGCGCCATGGACGAGCGCGCGCACCGGCTGGCCAATGCCCTGGCTGGCAACCAGGACGAACACGCCACGCTGGAAATGACCCTGACGGGTCCGACCCTGCGCTTTGACGCGGCCGCCTGTTTCGCGCTAGCCGGCGCCGACCTCGGCGCCACGCTCAACGGCCAGGACATCCCGGTCCACCGCCCGCTGGTGGCGCGGGCCGGCGACACGCTGGCCTTCGGCGCCCGGCCGGCCGTGGGCGTGCGCGGCTATCTCGCGGTGCACGGCGGCTTCGCGCTGCCGCGCGTCATGGGCAGCGAAAGCACCTACCTGCGCAGCGGCTTCGGCGGCTTCCAGGGGCGCGCGCTGGCCAAGGGCGACCAGGTGCCGCTGCATGCGCCGCTGGCCGCCGGCCGCGACCTGGATGCCTTGCAGGAAGCGCTGTGGAACCAGCGCGTCTACCTGCCCGCAGCGCTGGGCGCCAAGCGCCGCGAGTTCATCCGCTTCCTGCCGGGCCTGCACTGGGAGGAATTCTCCCAGGCCACCCGCCAGGCCTTCGGCGGCGGCGCCGAATTCCGCATCAGCCCGCAGTCCGACCGCATGGGCTACCGCCTGCTGGGCCCCGCACTGACCATGAGCCAGCCGCGCCAGATGCTGTCGGAAGCCGCCTGTTTCGGCACCGTGCAGGTGCCTTCGGGCGGCGAGGCCATCATCCTCATGGCCGACCGCCAGACCACTGGCGGCTACCCCAAGATCGCGCAGATCGCCACGGTGGACCTGCCCGTCCTGGCGCAGTGCGCGCCGGGACAGACACTGCGCTTCCAGCAGATCGAACTGGAAGAGGCGCAGCGCCTGGACGGCGAGCGCGAGCGCGCCTTCACGCAATTGCAGGACGCGCTGGCGCCGTTGCGCGCGCTCCTGGCCTAG
- a CDS encoding LamB/YcsF family protein, translating to MTTRIDMNCDMGESYGAWTMGNDAAVLQFVSSANIACGFHGGDPATMRKTVAAALARGVALGAHPSLQDLAGFGRRIIQISPDEAYDIVVYQIGALAGVAASQGARLHHVKAHGALYNMAAKDEGLARAICQAVKDVDASLILYGLAGSKLIDAARAIGLAAANEVFADRSYQDDGSLTPRSRAGAMIEDLDQAVAQVVRMVREGKVRSVDGKDVAVQADTLCIHGDQPNALIFADGIRKALEQAGIEVRTPPRG from the coding sequence ATGACCACCCGCATCGACATGAACTGCGACATGGGCGAAAGCTATGGCGCCTGGACCATGGGCAACGACGCAGCGGTGCTGCAGTTCGTCAGCTCCGCCAACATCGCCTGCGGCTTCCATGGCGGCGACCCGGCCACCATGCGCAAAACCGTGGCGGCGGCGCTGGCGCGCGGCGTGGCGCTGGGCGCGCACCCCAGCCTGCAGGATCTGGCCGGGTTCGGACGCCGCATCATCCAGATCAGCCCCGATGAAGCCTACGACATCGTGGTCTACCAGATCGGCGCCTTGGCCGGCGTGGCCGCCTCGCAAGGCGCGCGGCTGCACCACGTCAAGGCGCACGGCGCGCTCTACAACATGGCCGCCAAGGACGAAGGGCTGGCTCGCGCCATCTGCCAGGCCGTCAAGGACGTGGATGCCTCGCTGATCCTGTACGGACTGGCCGGCAGCAAGCTGATCGACGCGGCCCGGGCCATCGGCCTGGCCGCCGCCAACGAAGTCTTTGCCGACCGCTCCTACCAGGACGACGGTTCGCTTACCCCGCGCAGCCGCGCCGGCGCGATGATCGAAGACCTGGATCAAGCGGTGGCGCAGGTGGTGCGCATGGTGCGCGAAGGCAAGGTGCGTTCGGTCGACGGCAAGGACGTGGCGGTGCAGGCCGATACGCTGTGCATCCATGGCGACCAGCCGAACGCGCTGATCTTCGCCGACGGCATCCGCAAGGCGCTGGAACAGGCCGGCATAGAAGTCCGCACCCCGCCGAGGGGATAG